In Anopheles gambiae chromosome 2, idAnoGambNW_F1_1, whole genome shotgun sequence, a single window of DNA contains:
- the LOC1276174 gene encoding zinc finger protein 501, with amino-acid sequence MVEEKGRELDDEKVKHTQVISSREPTVEPKGREVEDVKHCHSLTKPVLDQESETNEKKLVEKLADDDDQTTSMLPIEDMEVLLKEQLDDDFSSDDNNSTTHTDDKTPNSCSKKPDLHENDRIIMEFFEMRCELCPKQAEQSFDRFYTLQRHYRVAHQCRGFLRCCGRKLYRRFRVMEHIQSHRGTIRCGICDKPFKSKSYLMRHNAEQHVAEGPSFACQHCERTFHTQRQLNQHLPAHETTVCKICGKTVNVRYLKQHTALIHGTVRQGYMCDLCGKNFSSSLALDRHIKQHQGIETIEKLDCPHCGKQLNGKYNLQKHVRCMHVEAGKSYRCEVCGHFSPNSVALENHKKRVHTGEHFECGECGKRFKQKIYLTEHVAALHTRKPLYACEFCEATFKSRANYYTHRKTRHRAEWEALREERKQGEGKRLFAAADVITGVV; translated from the coding sequence ATGGTGGAGGAGAAAGGTAGGGAATTAGATGATGAAAAGGTAAAGCATACTCAAGTAATCTCATCACGAGAGCCAACTGTGGAGCCAAAAGGACGGGAAGTGGAAGATGTTAAACATTGCCATTCACTGACAAAGCCTGTCCTCGATCAAGAAtctgaaacaaatgaaaaaaagctcGTGGAAAAGctcgctgatgatgatgatcagaCCACTAGTATGCTGCCCATAGAGGATATGGAAGTGCTGCTAAAAGAACAGCTGGATGATGACTTTTCCTCTgacgacaacaacagcacaacacacaccgaTGACAAAACCCCGAACAGTTGCAGCAAAAAGCCCGACCTGCACGAGAACGATCGCATCATTATGGAGTTTTTCGAGATGCGCTGCGAGCTCTGCCCGAAACAGGCCGAACAAAGCTTCGATCGGTTCTACACGCTGCAGCGGCACTATCGCGTGGCGCACCAGTGTCGCGGATTTTTGCGCTGCTGCGGCAGAAAGCTTTACCGTCGGTTTCGCGTCATGGAACACATCCAGTCACATCGCGGCACGATCCGGTGCGGGATTTGCGACAAGCCGTTCAAAAGCAAGAGCTACCTGATGCGCCACAATGCCGAGCAGCACGTGGCCGAGGGACCGTCCTTCGCCTGCCAGCACTGTGAGCGAACGTTTCACACCCAGCGGCAGCTGAATCAGCACCTGCCCGCACACGAAACGACGGTGTGCAAGATCTGCGGCAAAACGGTGAACGTCCGGTACCTGAAGCAGCATACCGCACTGATACACGGCACGGTACGCCAGGGCTACATGTGCGATCTGTGCGGGAAGAACTTTTCCAGCAGCTTGGCGCTGGACCGGCACATCAAGCAGCACCAGGGCATCGAGACGATCGAGAAGCTAGACTGTCCGCACTGTGGCAAGCAGCTGAACGGGAAGTACAACCTGCAGAAGCACGTGCGCTGCATGCATGTGGAGGCGGGCAAGAGCTACCGGTGCGAGGTGTGCGGCCACTTCAGCCCGAACAGTGTGGCGCTGGAGAACCACAAAAAGCGGGTGCACACGGGCGAACACTTTGAGTGTGGGGAGTGTGGCAAGCGGTTCAAGCAGAAGATTTATCTGACGGAGCACGTGGCGGCGCTGCACACGCGCAAACCGCTGTACGCGTGCGAGTTTTGCGAGGCTACGTTCAAGTCGAGGGCGAACTACTACACGCACCGGAAGACCCGGCACCGGGCAGAGTGGGAAGCGCTCAGGGAGGAGAGGAAACAAGGGGAGGGCAAGAGATTGTTTGCCGCGGCGGATGTGATCACTGGAGTCGTCTAg
- the LOC1276175 gene encoding transcription factor grauzone, whose translation MDEKCRLCLARLENLRSNATIEEEGFREKLKTLFSFPITSIEAFPSTVCVQCEARVSDFHTYHEQVKSNQDQLWSTQHQKYFEKVKVEPAPDADYDVFELPFVEVKPVEGAPKESCKNDEQLDVLAIDSDLDDGMKLEDEYNPPSSSAASNNNSDDSEYEVKPRRSKRVTDTADRTRTTRRGRSPKSEAGTRSPGEQKKKSPIVVRRGQATNQKLREFYDMKCEMCEEQLESFNALKKHYYQTHRTRGYIKCCGRTFHKQYRLLEHLSYHVGSSMVRCEECNKTFSSRSYLLVHRSRVHGQPEDRPYKCTQCHQSYALECHLKAHIVSHVRVNCTICGKELASAHSLRTHMINMHGNRENHICDTCGREFRSRPAFERHVKLHLGLEVTKQMQCEVCHKWLNSKRALKVHLQLVHMEAGQTFQCDICSQQYPNSRALANHKQFVHVEERFKCEECGKLFKRQLYLKEHVAALHTRKPLYSCEVCGATFNSNANKYSHRKNKHPVEWEERRKQQLQQPKEQQQQQQQQQEQAVSL comes from the exons ATGGACGAAAAGTGTCGATTATGTTTGGCTCGGCTGGAAAATCTACGCTCAAACGCCACCATCGAGGAGGAGGGTTTTAGAGAAAAGCTTAAAACACTGTTCAGCTTCCCG ATCACCTCAATCGAAGCATTCCCATCGACGGTGTGCGTGCAGTGTGAGGCAAGGGTGTCCGATTTCCACACCTACCATGAGCAGGTGAAAAGCAACCAGGATCAGCTGTGGTCGACCCAGCATCAGAAGTATTTCGAAAAGGTCAAGGTAGAGCCCGCCCCGGATGCCGACTATGACGTGTTTGAGCTGCCGTTCGTAGAAGTGAAACCGGTTGAAGGTGCGCCGAAGGAGAGCTGTAAAAATGACGAGCAGCTGGACGTGCTGGCCATAGACAGTGATCTCGACGATGGGATGAAGCTGGAGGATGAGTACAATCCTCCGAGCAGCAGCGCTGCTAGCAACAATAATTCAGACGACAGTGAGTACGAGGTGAAACCCCGGAGGTCGAAACGCGTGACGGACACGGCAGACCGCACGAGAACGACACGGCGCGGACGGTCCCCGAAAAGTGAGGCAGGCACGAGGTCGCCCGgtgagcagaagaaaaaatctcCCATCGTGGTGCGGCGGGGCCAGGCAACCAACCAAAAGCTGCGCGAGTTTTACGACATGAAGTGCGAGATGTGCGAGGAGCAGCTGGAATCGTTCAACGCACTGAAGAAACACTACTATCAAACGCACCGAACGCGTGGCTACATCAAGTGCTGCGGGCGCACGTTCCACAAACAGTACCGGTTGCTGGAGCATCTGTCCTACCACGTCGGCTCGAGCATGGTGCGGTGCGAGGAGTGCAACAAAACGTTCAGCAGCCGAAGCTACCTGCTGGTGCACAGGAGCCGCGTCCACGGGCAGCCTGAAGATCGGCCGTACAAGTGCACCCAGTGCCATCAGTCGTACGCGTTGGAGTGCCACCTGAAGGCGCACATCGTGTCGCACGTGCGGGTCAACTGTACGATCTGCGGGAAGGAGCTGGCGAGTGCGCATTCCCTCCGCACGCACATGATCAACATGCACGGCAACAGGGAGAACCACATCTGTGACACCTGCGGGCGCGAGTTCCGCAGCCGGCCGGCGTTCGAGCGGCACGTCAAGCTACACCTCGGGCTGGAGGTGACCAAACAGATGCAGTGCGAGGTGTGCCACAAGTGGCTCAACAGCAAGCGGGCGCTCAAGGTGCACCTGCAGCTGGTGCACATGGAGGCGGGCCAAACGTTCCAGTGCGATATCTGCTCGCAGCAGTACCCGAACAGCCGGGCACTGGCCAACCACAAGCAGTTCGTGCACGTGGAGGAGCGGTTTAAGTGTGAGGAGTGCGGCAAGCTGTTCAAGCGGCAGCTCTACCTGAAGGAACACGTGGCCGCCCTGCACACCCGCAAACCGCTCTACTCCTGCGAGGTGTGCGGTGCTACATTCAACTCGAACGCGAACAAATACTCCCACCGCAAGAACAAACATCCGGTGGAGTGGGAAGAGCGCCGGAAACAGCAGTTGCAGCAGCCAaaggagcagcaacagcagcagcaacagcagcaggaacaggcAGTTAGTTTGTAA